From the genome of Segatella hominis, one region includes:
- a CDS encoding MFS transporter, giving the protein MKKGLFALALGTFTLGMAEFIIEGILTDVAHNMNVSIPQVGHLISIYALGVCAGAFSLILMHKYRPKNILLFLTSLVVIGAIIATVAPNYWLLLCARFIQGLPHGAYFGTATIVAVKMAKEGKETKAVAMMCAGMPFANLMGVPLGTFLSHTMSWRVPFLMSVILGLLTLYMIYRWVPNVEALPNKGMKAQFKFMRHLAPWLIIAATFLGNGGILCWFSYISPLLQWNGGFSAASISVLMILAGLGMVVGNQVSALLADRFKPGRFTCYLQFLAAVALLATFFLSHIGWVSAAMMFICCACLFGIGSPEQFLIVKHSEGGEMLGGCCIQAAFNLGNALGAFFGGIPVAMGLGYHFPALIGVPMALMGAVCLLVFHKKYE; this is encoded by the coding sequence ATGAAAAAAGGATTGTTTGCTCTCGCCTTGGGTACTTTCACCCTCGGAATGGCGGAATTTATTATCGAGGGAATTCTCACAGATGTGGCACACAACATGAATGTGAGCATCCCGCAAGTGGGTCATCTCATCTCCATTTATGCCCTGGGCGTTTGTGCAGGAGCCTTCTCCCTGATACTGATGCACAAGTATCGCCCTAAGAATATCCTGCTTTTTCTTACGTCGTTGGTGGTGATAGGAGCCATTATTGCCACTGTTGCCCCTAACTACTGGCTGTTGCTTTGCGCCCGCTTTATCCAGGGCTTGCCACATGGTGCTTACTTCGGAACGGCAACGATCGTGGCAGTGAAAATGGCCAAGGAAGGCAAGGAAACCAAGGCGGTGGCAATGATGTGCGCCGGAATGCCTTTCGCCAACCTGATGGGTGTTCCGCTCGGTACATTTCTCAGTCATACGATGTCCTGGCGAGTTCCTTTCCTGATGTCCGTGATATTGGGACTGCTCACTTTGTATATGATCTATCGCTGGGTACCTAATGTAGAGGCATTGCCCAATAAGGGAATGAAAGCACAGTTCAAGTTCATGCGCCATCTGGCTCCCTGGCTCATCATCGCAGCCACTTTCTTAGGCAATGGCGGCATACTCTGCTGGTTCAGTTATATCTCGCCTTTATTGCAGTGGAACGGCGGGTTCAGTGCTGCCAGCATTTCTGTACTGATGATTCTTGCAGGATTGGGTATGGTGGTAGGCAATCAGGTGAGTGCCTTGCTTGCCGATAGGTTTAAGCCAGGACGTTTTACCTGTTATCTCCAGTTCTTGGCAGCTGTAGCCCTGCTTGCCACTTTCTTCCTTTCCCACATAGGATGGGTTTCGGCTGCCATGATGTTCATCTGCTGTGCCTGTCTTTTCGGAATCGGTTCGCCAGAACAGTTCCTGATAGTCAAGCATAGCGAGGGTGGCGAGATGCTCGGAGGCTGCTGCATTCAGGCGGCATTCAATTTGGGAAATGCGCTTGGTGCTTTCTTCGGAGGAATACCTGTGGCAATGGGATTGGGTTATCATTTCCCTGCTCTTATCGGTGTACCTATGGCTTTGATGGGAGCCGTCTGCCTGCTGGTCTTCCACAAAAAGTATGAATAA
- a CDS encoding PepSY-associated TM helix domain-containing protein: protein MNNRMNKHFTWKKYHRWFGLVLSVFMLVFCVSGIILNHRQLFADCAVSRSLLPPAYHIRNFNNGIIKGSTPSPLGILAYGYAGVWLTDSNMQNWEDFNRGLPKQIDERNIRHLVCTKDGRIWCAALRDVYYFEADKAKRNDVHGKNTLGGRWIKFPLPNHHERMADITLTPDSMNVIALTRSAIYEITTHKKSDNFAKIQSAHSENSFYTKRSIIAQPDGFIPTESLFKTVWALHSGASFGLTGRLVVDAIAVVLIILSLTGIVLFILPYRIRRQKRLLVNGLKDKKLKESELNPTEIKERMKVLGKRMVWNAKWHNKIGYTTIILTLWLAITGMCLRPPLMIPLALNKTEQKIKDGNVWHDKLRAIRWNAAENNWLVSTSEGFLYVDKSFSQKPRLLDKNQTPKVSPMGVNVFESDGKGGWLIGSFSGLFRWYPEQELILDYSTGKPHHDNSMIPISSTLTSGFSKDFFGGRAVVFDYSKGADIPVSTPELLSRTPLSLWNVALELHVGRCYSPLLGPLSDLFVFISGLLISLVLISGYIILHRRKKKKSKNKE, encoded by the coding sequence ATGAACAATAGAATGAACAAGCACTTTACATGGAAGAAATACCACCGCTGGTTCGGACTCGTACTGTCCGTATTCATGCTGGTATTCTGCGTTTCAGGCATTATCCTGAACCACCGCCAACTATTTGCAGACTGTGCCGTGAGCAGGAGTTTACTGCCTCCTGCCTATCATATCCGCAACTTCAACAATGGTATCATCAAAGGCTCTACCCCATCGCCTCTGGGCATCCTGGCGTATGGCTATGCAGGCGTATGGCTTACAGACAGCAATATGCAAAACTGGGAGGATTTCAACAGAGGACTTCCGAAACAAATAGATGAGAGAAACATCCGCCATCTGGTCTGTACCAAAGATGGAAGAATCTGGTGCGCTGCCCTTCGGGACGTTTATTATTTCGAAGCTGACAAGGCGAAGAGGAATGATGTTCATGGGAAGAATACCCTTGGAGGAAGATGGATCAAGTTCCCTCTCCCTAATCATCATGAAAGGATGGCAGACATCACACTTACTCCAGACAGCATGAATGTTATAGCCCTGACTCGCTCTGCCATTTACGAAATTACAACCCATAAAAAATCGGACAATTTCGCAAAAATACAATCCGCACATTCTGAAAATAGTTTTTACACAAAAAGAAGTATTATTGCCCAACCAGATGGTTTTATTCCAACGGAATCATTATTCAAGACTGTCTGGGCTTTGCACAGCGGAGCCTCCTTCGGACTTACGGGCAGACTGGTGGTAGATGCCATCGCCGTCGTACTCATCATCCTATCGCTAACGGGTATCGTCCTCTTTATTTTACCCTATCGCATCCGCAGACAAAAACGTTTGTTAGTAAACGGACTGAAGGATAAGAAACTGAAGGAAAGCGAACTGAATCCTACAGAAATCAAGGAAAGGATGAAGGTTCTCGGCAAGCGGATGGTGTGGAATGCGAAATGGCACAACAAGATAGGTTATACCACCATCATTCTCACCCTCTGGCTGGCGATTACCGGTATGTGCCTGCGCCCACCATTGATGATTCCACTGGCTCTCAACAAGACTGAGCAGAAGATAAAAGACGGCAATGTATGGCACGACAAACTCCGTGCCATCCGATGGAATGCGGCTGAGAACAACTGGCTTGTATCTACCTCTGAGGGTTTTCTCTATGTAGATAAATCCTTCAGTCAGAAGCCACGACTGCTCGACAAAAACCAGACTCCAAAGGTGAGTCCGATGGGAGTAAACGTATTTGAAAGTGACGGCAAGGGCGGTTGGCTGATAGGTTCATTCAGCGGTTTGTTCCGCTGGTATCCGGAGCAGGAACTTATCCTGGACTACTCCACTGGGAAGCCTCATCATGACAATTCGATGATTCCGATTTCCAGTACACTGACCAGCGGTTTCTCCAAGGATTTCTTCGGTGGCAGAGCGGTAGTTTTCGATTATAGCAAGGGCGCAGACATTCCTGTTTCCACGCCTGAATTACTATCCCGCACTCCCCTTTCTCTCTGGAATGTAGCCCTCGAACTGCATGTGGGCAGATGCTATTCTCCCCTCTTGGGTCCGCTTTCCGACCTCTTCGTCTTTATCTCCGGACTGCTGATTTCCTTAGTATTAATCTCCGGATATATTATTTTACATCGAAGAAAGAAGAAGAAATCAAAAAACAAGGAATAA
- a CDS encoding MutS-related protein has translation MNIKENYQKYANQYASELTALKRKNTGFITGELLAFGGILSFLICYFACDGDTRHFLVGAVLCLAVYFIIRRIDDRHKEKIEQLAALLKVYQNEIKAWEGDFSPFETGGQYLNPQHSYAFDLDVFGKDSLFNRICRTITSGGSDRLAANLTRETPLSLEEIRKRAELQKEIATPDWRMDFLALGERNCKKIDSAAVAEAMQKVSQMEVPGWFGSPISLVLGWLAIIGIIGSVVLSICSVISINIPLWWVMLQYMVVFFVCKQTLDKIDSNGGKLRHQLIAYSQILRLIAQRDFQSQLGREMQESLADALPSFAQLEKILKGYDRRGNFLGLFFTDAFMLSDFFLVRSFLKWKNTYMVKMEEWMNVISEMDAMVSMADFRYNHPEANEPELQDLPEIIFEGKNLYHPFLGAKAVKNDFTVKDGNYYIITGANMAGKSTFLRSLGVNYILAMAGMPVFADHLKISRFRMFSSMRTTDDLTHGISYFNAELIRLEELLKFCKGSASGERSERLKTLIILDEILKGTNSLDKLNGSRKFLEAIAKLPVSGIIATHDLELSKMENDPSGKFHNFCFEIDLGTDVTYTYKIQRGVARNQNATFLLNKILEKNFGE, from the coding sequence ATGAATATCAAAGAGAATTATCAGAAATACGCAAATCAATATGCTTCGGAGTTGACTGCCCTGAAGCGCAAGAATACGGGATTTATCACAGGCGAACTGTTGGCTTTCGGAGGCATCCTAAGTTTCCTGATCTGCTATTTTGCATGCGATGGCGACACCCGTCATTTTCTGGTGGGAGCCGTTCTGTGCCTGGCAGTCTATTTCATTATCCGCCGCATCGACGACCGCCACAAGGAGAAGATAGAACAACTGGCTGCCCTGCTCAAGGTCTATCAGAATGAAATCAAGGCCTGGGAGGGTGACTTCTCTCCTTTTGAAACAGGCGGACAGTATCTGAACCCGCAGCATTCCTATGCCTTCGACCTCGATGTCTTCGGCAAGGATTCCCTCTTCAACCGCATCTGCCGCACCATCACATCGGGCGGTTCTGACAGATTAGCTGCCAACCTCACCCGTGAAACCCCTCTCTCTCTGGAGGAAATTCGTAAAAGAGCGGAACTGCAGAAGGAAATCGCAACCCCCGACTGGCGCATGGACTTTCTGGCACTTGGCGAAAGAAACTGCAAGAAGATAGATTCAGCAGCCGTGGCTGAGGCGATGCAGAAAGTTTCCCAGATGGAAGTACCGGGATGGTTTGGTTCCCCGATTTCACTCGTCCTCGGTTGGCTGGCAATCATCGGCATCATCGGTTCTGTCGTCCTTTCTATCTGCTCCGTCATCTCCATCAACATCCCCCTGTGGTGGGTCATGCTGCAGTACATGGTGGTATTCTTCGTTTGCAAGCAAACCCTCGACAAGATAGACAGTAATGGCGGTAAGCTCCGTCATCAGCTCATCGCCTACTCACAGATTCTCCGTCTCATCGCCCAGCGCGATTTCCAGAGCCAGTTGGGCAGGGAGATGCAGGAATCGCTCGCCGATGCATTGCCATCATTCGCCCAACTGGAAAAGATACTGAAGGGTTACGACCGACGGGGCAACTTCCTCGGTCTGTTCTTCACCGATGCCTTCATGCTCAGCGACTTCTTCCTGGTGCGCAGTTTTCTGAAATGGAAGAATACCTATATGGTGAAGATGGAGGAATGGATGAACGTGATCAGCGAGATGGATGCAATGGTTTCAATGGCCGACTTCCGATACAATCATCCCGAAGCCAACGAACCGGAACTGCAAGATTTGCCAGAAATCATCTTCGAGGGAAAGAACCTTTATCATCCTTTCCTCGGTGCCAAGGCGGTGAAGAACGATTTCACGGTCAAGGACGGCAACTACTATATCATCACGGGAGCCAACATGGCGGGCAAGAGTACCTTCCTCCGTTCATTGGGCGTGAATTATATCTTAGCGATGGCAGGAATGCCTGTCTTTGCCGACCATCTGAAGATTTCCCGCTTCAGAATGTTCTCCAGCATGAGAACTACAGACGACCTGACGCATGGCATCTCTTACTTCAATGCAGAACTGATCCGACTGGAAGAACTGTTGAAATTCTGCAAGGGAAGTGCAAGCGGTGAGAGAAGCGAGAGACTGAAAACCCTCATTATTCTTGATGAAATTCTGAAGGGCACCAATTCGCTGGACAAGTTGAACGGTTCCAGAAAATTCCTCGAAGCCATCGCCAAGTTGCCTGTTAGCGGCATCATTGCCACCCACGACCTGGAACTCTCCAAGATGGAGAATGACCCGTCGGGCAAGTTCCACAACTTCTGTTTCGAGATAGACTTAGGCACGGATGTCACCTATACTTATAAGATACAGCGAGGCGTGGCAAGAAACCAGAATGCCACCTTCCTGCTAAATAAGATTCTGGAGAAAAACTTCGGGGAATAA